A stretch of the Amycolatopsis sp. BJA-103 genome encodes the following:
- a CDS encoding acyl carrier protein: MNETVIAEPDIVGKVRSAWADALDIAVETVPLEVNFFDAGGNSLLLLLLWEQLNGMTERDLRAADLFEHSTVVAQAALLGSEETAGPAELGGRERGRLLGMARRTQPTEAGN; encoded by the coding sequence GTGAACGAGACCGTGATCGCTGAGCCCGACATCGTCGGCAAGGTGCGAAGCGCGTGGGCGGACGCGCTCGACATCGCCGTCGAAACCGTTCCGCTGGAGGTCAACTTCTTCGACGCCGGTGGCAACTCGCTGCTGTTGCTGCTGCTCTGGGAGCAGCTCAACGGCATGACCGAACGCGACCTCAGGGCGGCCGACCTCTTCGAGCACAGCACGGTGGTGGCACAGGCCGCGTTGCTCGGCAGCGAGGAGACCGCCGGACCCGCGGAGCTCGGCGGTCGCGAACGCGGCCGGTTGCTCGGCATGGCACGGCGCACCCAGCCGACCGAAGCGGGCAACTGA
- a CDS encoding condensation domain-containing protein, whose protein sequence is MTNSTLPALTRSGARVAPLSFAQERLWFIDATTPGSVTYNVPMLMNWRGRAEPEALRAALTAVVAKHEILRTTYQVRNGQPVQVVGDAEAAEAAEIEVIELGGVTEAGQRIRAEAEERAAKPFDLAAGPLLRCTVWRGAPSGDALLLVIHHIAVDGWSIAVLLEDLGKAYQDAIEGRPASLPGLDVQYADFAVWDRAAGADPELRQRVADRAADLLTVPGGVNLTGRRGRAGSPEGSVPGAQHTFTVPGPVVANLRELAKTLRATPYVLLFAAFQLVLRRWSGQPEFLVGTLAANRPHPDLEKLAGFFVNTVPLKCRSETDWTFAELCGHTRKEAFRSLTYQRIPFNQLTAEVAAAKGARVGLVDVGFALQNVPAPKPPAPELWTPPVQLPTGTAKFDLLLLLEEAQDEITGMVEFATDRHPGGMGRFVGDDFLAVLTKAVAEPGGTVRDLLAGIDDVDGRLAGWEPDPEDVEKEPEWPPAEVWRGEFTEEQRWAADLFVDVLPKVAKGDLTLTVADLVPETNFFSLSGHSLLAVHMLSEAQRRHGVWVPPADFLADPTVAGLGRLLAAGADAPAEKTGGAAPDPADRYPATSVQQRFWFLDRIAGLRSAYVLPMVIELRGAIDQDALRRAIQQVLGRHPALRSRFELDRKLRRLFYRTDSPPPEIMVSDGERWDDARLEARLAKVSWDGFDLATGPLARAEVITRKDRTLVVVSAHHIVNDGWSQQILSEQLAEAYRAEREGRPAELPAPVHPSQVDGSNSPAAASREERAAVRVSELDGAPTDVLLPYDRQRTNTQPTLGASRRVNLGEELTARLREVCGELGCTTFMATAALLASTLGGRSGQRDFLFAIPWVGRDAPESANAVGMFVNTLVLRVDSSGEPTWRELLGRVREASVSCYRNADVPFDAIASAVHPDRGLDRPPVTPVYLASADGVPSPAELSPGIEARYLPLRPLHVKYEFELTVTELADDLLLSASYLTDLFDEDTITDLLAALVTKAMNLTADPDAKANKGN, encoded by the coding sequence TTGACCAACTCGACCTTGCCCGCCCTGACCCGGTCGGGCGCTCGTGTCGCGCCGCTGTCGTTCGCACAGGAACGGCTGTGGTTCATCGACGCCACGACACCGGGTTCGGTGACCTACAACGTTCCGATGCTGATGAACTGGCGCGGCCGGGCGGAACCCGAAGCGCTGCGCGCCGCTTTGACCGCCGTGGTGGCGAAACACGAGATCCTGCGCACGACGTACCAGGTCCGAAATGGACAGCCGGTGCAGGTGGTCGGGGACGCCGAAGCCGCCGAAGCCGCCGAGATCGAGGTGATCGAGCTCGGCGGCGTCACGGAGGCGGGGCAACGGATCCGCGCGGAAGCCGAGGAACGAGCCGCGAAACCGTTCGACCTGGCCGCGGGTCCGCTCCTGCGCTGTACGGTGTGGCGCGGCGCTCCGTCCGGGGACGCGCTCCTGCTGGTGATCCACCACATCGCCGTCGACGGCTGGTCGATCGCGGTGCTGCTGGAAGATCTCGGCAAGGCGTACCAGGACGCGATCGAGGGACGGCCGGCGTCGTTGCCCGGGCTGGACGTCCAATACGCCGATTTCGCGGTGTGGGACCGCGCGGCGGGCGCCGATCCCGAGCTGCGGCAACGGGTCGCCGACCGTGCGGCGGATCTGCTGACCGTGCCCGGCGGGGTGAACCTCACCGGCCGACGGGGCCGGGCGGGCTCCCCGGAAGGTTCTGTTCCCGGCGCTCAGCACACCTTCACGGTGCCCGGACCGGTGGTCGCGAACCTGCGAGAGCTGGCGAAGACCCTGCGCGCGACACCGTATGTGCTGCTCTTCGCCGCGTTTCAGCTGGTGCTGCGGCGATGGTCCGGGCAGCCGGAATTCCTGGTGGGGACGCTCGCCGCCAACCGCCCGCATCCGGACCTGGAGAAGCTGGCTGGGTTCTTCGTCAACACCGTGCCGCTGAAATGCCGTTCGGAAACGGACTGGACGTTCGCCGAACTCTGCGGGCATACCCGGAAAGAGGCGTTCCGGTCCCTTACCTACCAACGGATCCCGTTCAACCAGCTGACCGCTGAGGTCGCCGCGGCGAAGGGCGCCCGCGTCGGACTGGTGGACGTGGGATTCGCGCTGCAGAACGTGCCGGCGCCGAAGCCGCCCGCTCCGGAGTTGTGGACTCCGCCGGTCCAGCTTCCGACCGGTACGGCCAAGTTCGATCTCCTTCTGTTGCTGGAGGAGGCACAGGACGAGATCACCGGCATGGTCGAGTTCGCGACCGATCGCCACCCCGGCGGCATGGGCCGGTTCGTCGGCGACGATTTCCTGGCCGTTCTCACGAAGGCGGTGGCCGAACCCGGCGGCACCGTTCGCGACCTGCTCGCCGGGATCGACGACGTCGACGGCAGGCTGGCGGGCTGGGAGCCGGATCCGGAGGACGTCGAGAAAGAGCCCGAGTGGCCTCCGGCCGAGGTTTGGCGGGGCGAGTTCACCGAGGAGCAGCGGTGGGCCGCGGACCTCTTCGTGGACGTGCTGCCCAAGGTGGCCAAGGGAGATCTGACGCTCACCGTCGCGGACCTGGTTCCGGAGACGAACTTCTTCTCCCTCAGCGGACATTCCCTGCTCGCGGTCCACATGCTTTCCGAGGCTCAGCGGCGCCACGGTGTCTGGGTGCCCCCGGCCGACTTCCTGGCCGACCCCACGGTCGCCGGGCTCGGCCGGTTGCTCGCCGCGGGTGCCGACGCGCCGGCCGAAAAGACCGGCGGCGCGGCACCGGATCCGGCGGACCGGTACCCGGCGACCTCGGTGCAGCAGCGATTCTGGTTCCTCGACCGGATCGCCGGGCTGCGGTCGGCTTACGTGCTCCCCATGGTGATCGAACTGCGGGGCGCGATCGACCAGGACGCGCTCCGCCGGGCGATCCAGCAGGTCCTCGGCCGCCATCCCGCGTTGCGTTCCCGGTTCGAGCTCGACCGGAAGCTGCGGCGGCTCTTCTACCGCACGGACTCGCCGCCCCCCGAGATCATGGTGAGCGACGGTGAACGGTGGGACGACGCCCGGCTCGAGGCCCGGCTGGCGAAGGTGAGCTGGGACGGGTTCGACCTGGCGACGGGCCCGCTCGCGCGCGCCGAGGTCATCACGCGGAAAGACCGGACGCTGGTCGTGGTCAGCGCGCACCACATCGTCAACGACGGGTGGTCACAGCAGATCCTGTCCGAGCAGCTGGCCGAGGCCTATCGGGCCGAGCGGGAAGGCAGGCCCGCCGAGCTTCCGGCACCCGTCCATCCGTCCCAAGTGGACGGTTCGAATTCTCCGGCGGCCGCGTCGCGGGAAGAGCGGGCCGCCGTGCGAGTGTCCGAACTGGACGGTGCCCCGACCGATGTGCTGCTCCCGTACGATCGGCAGCGGACGAACACCCAGCCGACCCTCGGCGCGTCCCGCCGGGTGAATCTCGGGGAAGAACTGACGGCCCGGTTGCGCGAGGTCTGCGGCGAACTCGGCTGTACCACCTTCATGGCGACAGCGGCGCTGCTCGCGAGCACCCTCGGCGGCCGGAGCGGGCAACGGGACTTCCTGTTCGCGATCCCCTGGGTGGGCCGGGACGCGCCGGAGTCCGCGAACGCGGTGGGCATGTTCGTCAACACGCTGGTGCTCCGGGTGGATTCGAGCGGTGAGCCCACTTGGCGGGAGCTGCTCGGCCGGGTCCGTGAGGCGAGCGTTTCCTGCTACCGCAACGCGGACGTGCCGTTCGACGCGATCGCGTCGGCGGTGCATCCCGACCGCGGCCTCGACCGGCCGCCGGTGACGCCGGTGTACCTCGCTTCGGCCGATGGTGTGCCGTCGCCCGCCGAGCTGTCTCCCGGCATCGAAGCCCGTTATCTCCCGCTGCGGCCGTTGCACGTCAAGTACGAGTTCGAGCTCACCGTCACCGAACTCGCCGACGACCTGTTGCTGTCCGCTTCCTATCTGACCGACCTGTTCGACGAAGACACCATCACCGACCTCCTCGCCGCGCTCGTGACGAAGGCGATGAACCTGACGGCTGATCCGGATGCGAAAGCGAATAAGGGGAACTGA
- a CDS encoding non-ribosomal peptide synthetase codes for MNSFSAPASGKGIATLVEEWVKRRPETCAVREPVTGRSMNYRELWQHAGRLAEILMAQDVRPGDLVAVDLPRSLDLVVAFLGVVRARAAYLPLDVHAPAERIADIVEESGSRVLICAPQAEAGRRAILPSGVRVLSVPQERGETDSTAPMEAAAGEDPIYVTYTSGSTGRPKGVVIPHRAVNRLVVEPNYCTIDPGDRVANTCNPAFDVTTCEIWSTLTSGGTIVPFPLLTDVTMNTWADLVRTEEITTMFLTTSLFHTVAWERPDAFGSMKNLVVGGEQLDLAAVRRVLAARPPARLVNGYGPTEATAFATFFACTTESLAGAERIPIGYPLQKTTVHVLDEDLNPVAAGESGELCLGGPGVATGYLNRPELTAERFVIAPSSGERVYRTGDLVREVAGGALEMLGRKDRQIKLRGFRIELEEIERVAVSTGLVDAAFVEKVGEGASAELVAFLLPAKGTDEDPTDALAGELTAKLPGYMIPAHWHVLPELPVGATGKADRARMVALFADAGRDEPVEDDPSDDPVLAQVKGILRDVLGRSNFSAADNFLDIGGNSVLAVQVASRIQQRYAVPLEPADVLLAESFDALAVHVRTAAS; via the coding sequence GTGAATTCTTTCTCGGCGCCCGCCTCCGGCAAGGGAATAGCGACCCTGGTGGAGGAATGGGTAAAGCGCCGGCCGGAGACCTGCGCGGTGCGCGAACCGGTCACCGGCCGGTCGATGAATTACCGTGAGCTCTGGCAGCACGCCGGGCGGCTCGCCGAGATCCTCATGGCCCAAGACGTGCGCCCCGGCGATCTTGTCGCGGTCGATCTCCCACGCTCCCTCGACTTGGTGGTGGCCTTTCTCGGGGTCGTCCGGGCCCGCGCGGCCTACCTGCCCTTGGACGTCCACGCTCCCGCGGAACGCATCGCCGATATCGTCGAGGAATCGGGTTCGCGGGTGCTGATCTGCGCCCCACAGGCCGAAGCCGGACGCCGGGCGATTCTTCCTTCCGGTGTGCGGGTGCTTTCGGTGCCGCAAGAGCGGGGCGAGACGGATTCGACGGCACCGATGGAAGCCGCGGCCGGTGAGGATCCGATCTACGTCACCTACACCTCGGGTTCCACCGGACGGCCGAAAGGCGTCGTCATCCCGCATCGCGCGGTGAACCGGTTGGTGGTGGAGCCGAACTACTGCACGATCGACCCGGGCGATCGCGTCGCGAACACGTGCAATCCCGCCTTCGACGTGACCACCTGCGAGATTTGGAGCACGCTCACCTCCGGCGGGACCATCGTGCCCTTTCCCCTGCTCACCGACGTCACCATGAACACCTGGGCGGATTTGGTGCGCACCGAGGAAATCACCACGATGTTCCTCACCACGTCGCTGTTCCACACGGTGGCCTGGGAGCGTCCTGACGCTTTCGGCTCGATGAAGAACCTGGTCGTCGGCGGGGAACAGCTCGACCTCGCCGCGGTCCGGCGGGTGCTCGCCGCGCGGCCGCCCGCCCGGCTGGTGAACGGTTACGGGCCGACCGAGGCCACCGCCTTCGCCACCTTCTTCGCCTGCACCACCGAAAGCCTGGCCGGTGCCGAACGGATCCCCATCGGGTACCCCCTGCAGAAGACGACGGTCCACGTACTGGACGAAGACCTGAACCCGGTGGCCGCCGGGGAATCGGGCGAGCTGTGCCTCGGTGGGCCAGGGGTGGCCACCGGCTACCTGAACCGCCCCGAACTCACCGCGGAACGCTTCGTGATCGCGCCGTCCAGCGGTGAGCGGGTGTACCGGACCGGCGACCTGGTCCGCGAGGTCGCCGGCGGTGCCTTGGAAATGCTCGGCAGGAAGGACCGGCAGATCAAGCTGCGCGGCTTCCGGATCGAGCTGGAGGAGATCGAGCGGGTCGCGGTTTCCACGGGTCTCGTCGATGCCGCGTTCGTGGAAAAGGTGGGTGAGGGGGCGTCCGCCGAACTGGTCGCGTTCCTGTTGCCCGCCAAGGGAACAGACGAAGACCCGACCGACGCGCTGGCGGGGGAACTGACCGCGAAACTGCCCGGCTACATGATTCCGGCCCATTGGCACGTGTTGCCCGAGCTGCCGGTCGGCGCGACCGGGAAAGCGGACCGCGCCCGGATGGTCGCGTTGTTCGCCGATGCGGGCCGCGACGAACCTGTCGAAGACGATCCTTCCGACGACCCGGTTCTGGCCCAGGTCAAGGGAATCCTGCGAGACGTGCTGGGCAGGTCGAACTTCTCCGCCGCCGACAACTTCCTCGACATCGGCGGGAATTCCGTCCTCGCCGTCCAGGTCGCGTCCCGGATCCAGCAGCGGTACGCGGTTCCGCTGGAACCGGCGGACGTACTCCTCGCCGAATCCTTCGACGCGCTGGCGGTCCACGTCCGCACGGCGGCGTCGTAA
- a CDS encoding cupin domain-containing protein — protein MLASGDATGGAFSVVEHRLRPGASGPPLHRHERLCDSFYVLEGTVTLRIGERTVSAGPGSYACFPPGVAHCYRNDTDAPVRMLNINAPGGWDRVLRALVSAGGDRPLDQTEIGRISAEHDMIVLE, from the coding sequence GTGCTGGCTTCCGGAGACGCGACGGGCGGAGCGTTCTCCGTTGTCGAGCACCGGCTTCGGCCCGGTGCGAGCGGCCCGCCACTGCATCGCCATGAACGCCTATGCGATTCCTTCTATGTATTGGAAGGAACAGTGACCCTGCGCATCGGAGAGCGCACCGTTTCCGCGGGCCCTGGCTCGTACGCCTGTTTTCCTCCCGGCGTCGCGCACTGCTACCGCAACGACACCGACGCCCCGGTGCGCATGCTCAACATCAACGCGCCGGGCGGCTGGGACCGGGTCCTGCGCGCGCTGGTCTCCGCCGGCGGCGACCGGCCGCTCGACCAGACCGAGATCGGGCGCATCTCCGCCGAGCACGACATGATCGTCCTGGAATAG